A single genomic interval of Ischnura elegans chromosome 3, ioIscEleg1.1, whole genome shotgun sequence harbors:
- the LOC124156420 gene encoding serine/threonine-protein phosphatase 4 catalytic subunit, whose protein sequence is MEDIGYTSDLDRQIEQLKKCKIIKESEVKALCAKAREILVEESNVQRVDSPVTVCGDIHGQFYDLKELFKVGGHVPLTNYLFMGDFVDRGFYSVETFLLLLALKVRYPDRITLIRGNHESRQITQVYGFYDECLRKYGSATVWRYCTEVFDYLSLSAIIDSKIFCVHGGLSPSIQTLDQIRTIDRKQEVPHDGPMCDLLWSDPEDTTGWGVSPRGAGFLFGSDVVTQFNEANDIDMICRAHQLVMEGYKWHFNQTVLTVWSAPNYCYRCGNVAAILELDEHLKRDFTIFEAAPPESRGVPSKNPQADYFL, encoded by the exons ATG gaaGATATAGGTTATACTAGTGATCTAGATAGGCAAATAGAACAGCTTAAAAAATGTAAGATAATTAAAGAAAGTGAGGTGAAAGCATTATGTGCGAAAGCAAGGGAAATATTGGTCGAAGAAAGCAATGTGCAAAGAGTAGATTCTCCTGTCACT GTGTGTGGTGATATACATGGTCAATTCTACGATCTTAAGGAGCTCTTCAAAGTTGGTGGTCATGTTCCTCTTACCAATTACTTGTTTATGGGCGATTTCGTGGACAGAGGTTTCTATAGTGTAGAAACATTTTTGTTGTTATTAGCCTTGAAG GTTAGATACCCTGACCGAATAACACTTATAAGAGGGAATCACGAGTCTAGGCAAATAACTCAAGTATATGGATTTTATGATGAGTGCCTCAGAAAATATGGTAGTGCCACAGTTTGGAGATACTGCACAGAAGTCTTCGACTATCTTAGTTTATCGGCGATAATTGATTCAAAG atattttgtGTCCACGGCGGTTTATCTCCATCTATTCAAACTTTGGACCAAATTCGCACAATTGATAGAAAGCAAGAAGTTCCTCACGATGGGCCTATGTGTGATTTACTGTGGTCTGACCCGGAAG ATACTACGGGTTGGGGAGTCAGTCCAAGAGGAGCCGGATTCCTGTTTGGCTCTGATGTTGTGACTCAATTCAATGAAGCAAATGACATTGACATGATTTGCAGAGCCCATCAACTGGTCATGGAAGGATATAAATGGCATTTCAATCAGACTGTTCTCACTGTTTGGTCAGCACCCAACTACTGTTATCG GTGTGGGAATGTAGCTGCAATTCTGGAGCTCGATGAGCACTTGAAGCGGGATTTTAC